Proteins encoded by one window of Vidua chalybeata isolate OUT-0048 chromosome 10, bVidCha1 merged haplotype, whole genome shotgun sequence:
- the RAP2B gene encoding ras-related protein Rap-2b yields the protein MREYKVVVLGSGGVGKSALTVQFVTGSFIEKYDPTIEDFYRKEIEVDSSPSVLEILDTAGTEQFASMRDLYIKNGQGFILVYSLVNQQSFQDIKPMRDQIIRVKRYERVPMILVGNKVDLEGEREVSFGEGKALAEEWSCPFMETSAKNKASVDELFAEIVRQMNYAAQPNGDEPCCASCAIL from the coding sequence ATGCGGGAGTACaaggtggtggtgctgggctcGGGCGGCGTGGGCAAGTCCGCCCTTACCGTGCAGTTCGTGACCGGCTCCTTCATCGAGAAGTATGACCCCACCATCGAGGACTTCTACCGCAAGGAGATCGAGGTGGACTCGTCCCCGTCCGTGCTGGAGATCCTGGACACGGCGGGCACCGAGCAGTTCGCCTCCATGCGGGACCTCTACATCAAGAACGGGCAGGGCTTCATCCTGGTGTACAGCCTGGTGAACCAGCAGAGCTTCCAGGACATCAAGCCCATGCGGGACCAGATCATCCGCGTCAAGAGGTACGAGCGGGTGCCCATGATCCTGGTGGGCAACAAGGTGGACCTGGAGGGCGAGCGCGAGGTCTCCTTCGGGGAGGGCAAAGCGCTGGCCGAGGAGTGGAGCTGCCCCTTCATGGAGACCTCGGCCAAAAACAAAGCGTCTGTGGACGAGCTGTTCGCCGAGATCGTCAGGCAGATGAACTACGCGGCGCAGCCCAACGGGGACGAGCCGTGCTGCGCCTCCTGCGCCATCCTCTga